Proteins encoded together in one Desulfosporosinus meridiei DSM 13257 window:
- a CDS encoding LTA synthase family protein, producing the protein MVILARIEDELVKTSSKYSNPLSSIRYLVMCLKTLIISCLEVKGFVLAFTTAAMLHKSILFIGLINNDNATKYDHIKAFYSFSSAPPLDVYIAFILVVLSFSYLFKGKARFWCLVACNSLFSLLLITNLMYYRGYSSFVSPYLLSQTTNLDNLFSSIISMLRPVDFFFVVDLLFLAGLGLVYKAFYSRVQRSVYTFLILSVLSVSYIYYQHVQMDLSGNEDTMLFRVAWSPNQTMSNLSPLGYHMFDTYNYFKDLKDSQLTPEEQNEIKNWLAQNQEKLPPNDYKGMFKGQNLVMIQVESLENFVINQQINGQEITPNLNKLLANSLYFSNFYEQVYNGSSSDADLMANTSVYPIRTGSAFFRFPNNTYNSLPKILNEDGYNTLAIHPDKGSYWNWMPALTAIGFEKTMDDSRFNTEEKIGLGLSDGSYFKQIAPIISEQKQPFYDFMVTLTSHNPFDLPEQYRSLNLSEDLNNSKLGGYFQSIRYTDEQIGLFLEKLDQSGVLDNTVVVIYGDHTGVHKYYNDEVKKVEPQESWWLDDSKKIPLIIYHKGMNGKEIFTIGGQVDTMPTIAYLLGIEEDRYISTAFGRNLLNTNKSFAVLATRQYMGESENSVEYENRLKGIDISDLVIRKNYYKEAGYK; encoded by the coding sequence ATGGTGATTTTGGCTCGTATAGAAGATGAGCTTGTAAAAACAAGCTCAAAATATAGTAATCCTCTTAGTAGTATTCGCTACCTAGTTATGTGCTTAAAAACTCTGATCATATCCTGCCTAGAAGTTAAGGGTTTCGTTCTAGCGTTCACTACAGCAGCCATGCTACACAAGTCCATACTATTTATTGGCTTAATTAACAATGATAATGCAACTAAATATGACCATATAAAAGCTTTTTATAGCTTTAGTTCAGCTCCTCCTTTAGATGTTTACATTGCATTTATTCTGGTAGTCTTGAGTTTCTCCTATTTATTTAAGGGTAAAGCCCGTTTCTGGTGTCTAGTAGCCTGCAATAGTTTATTTTCACTTCTCCTAATTACTAATTTGATGTATTATCGTGGGTACAGTAGCTTTGTATCACCATATTTGCTTAGTCAAACCACAAATCTGGACAATCTTTTTAGTAGTATAATTTCAATGTTGCGTCCGGTTGATTTTTTCTTCGTTGTTGACTTGTTATTTTTGGCGGGACTGGGCTTAGTGTATAAAGCATTTTACAGCAGGGTTCAAAGAAGTGTTTATACATTTCTGATCCTCTCGGTGCTTTCAGTCTCGTATATATATTACCAGCATGTTCAAATGGATTTAAGTGGGAATGAAGATACTATGCTGTTCAGAGTTGCTTGGTCTCCGAATCAGACAATGTCAAACCTATCCCCCCTGGGCTACCATATGTTTGATACTTACAACTATTTTAAAGATCTTAAGGATTCCCAATTAACACCGGAAGAACAGAATGAAATTAAGAATTGGCTCGCTCAAAATCAAGAGAAATTACCGCCAAATGATTATAAGGGGATGTTCAAGGGGCAAAACCTGGTCATGATTCAAGTAGAGTCGCTTGAAAATTTTGTCATCAATCAACAAATTAATGGCCAAGAAATTACTCCAAATCTTAATAAACTTCTGGCTAATAGTTTATACTTTTCGAATTTCTATGAGCAAGTATACAATGGATCAAGCTCTGATGCTGACTTAATGGCGAACACCTCTGTTTATCCGATTCGTACTGGTTCTGCGTTTTTTCGGTTTCCTAACAATACCTATAATTCACTTCCTAAGATTTTGAATGAGGATGGATATAATACCTTAGCCATTCATCCGGATAAGGGCTCATATTGGAATTGGATGCCCGCCTTGACTGCTATTGGATTCGAAAAGACAATGGACGATTCGCGATTTAATACGGAAGAGAAAATTGGCTTAGGTCTTAGTGATGGCAGCTATTTTAAGCAAATAGCCCCGATTATTTCGGAACAAAAACAACCATTTTATGATTTTATGGTTACGTTAACAAGCCATAACCCTTTTGACTTACCTGAACAGTATCGATCCCTAAATCTAAGTGAAGATTTGAATAATTCAAAGTTAGGTGGATACTTTCAAAGTATTCGGTATACGGATGAACAAATTGGCCTGTTTTTGGAAAAGCTGGATCAAAGTGGGGTGTTGGATAATACCGTTGTTGTTATCTATGGAGATCATACCGGAGTTCATAAATACTATAACGATGAAGTGAAAAAGGTTGAGCCCCAGGAAAGCTGGTGGCTGGATGACAGTAAAAAGATACCTCTAATCATTTATCATAAGGGAATGAACGGGAAAGAGATTTTCACCATAGGTGGACAGGTGGATACTATGCCCACGATAGCTTATCTTTTAGGCATCGAAGAAGATCGTTACATTAGTACAGCTTTCGGACGAAACTTGTTAAACACTAATAAGAGTTTTGCGGTATTGGCCACCCGGCAATACATGGGGGAATCTGAAAATAGTGTTGAATATGAGAACCGTCTAAAAGGAATCGATATTTCGGACCTTGTCATACGGAAAAACTACTATAAAGAAGCCGGGTATAAATAA
- the eutS gene encoding ethanolamine utilization microcompartment protein EutS, producing MTEKQRVIQEYVPGKQVTMAHIIPNPQGDIHERLGIVTSGAIGIMTITPSEAAIIAADAASKAGDIELGFLDRFTGSLVITGDVSSVEAAIRAAVNTLVDILGFTAAEVTRS from the coding sequence TTGACTGAAAAACAGCGAGTGATTCAAGAATATGTACCTGGAAAACAAGTAACTATGGCCCATATTATACCGAACCCTCAAGGAGATATTCATGAAAGATTAGGAATTGTTACATCAGGTGCTATTGGGATTATGACGATTACCCCCAGTGAAGCGGCGATTATTGCTGCCGATGCTGCAAGTAAAGCAGGAGATATAGAACTTGGTTTTTTAGATCGCTTTACCGGATCTCTAGTCATTACAGGGGATGTATCCAGTGTAGAAGCAGCCATAAGAGCAGCTGTCAATACTCTAGTTGACATTTTAGGGTTTACAGCAGCTGAAGTGACAAGAAGTTAA
- a CDS encoding EutP/PduV family microcompartment system protein, producing MGRILLIGGIGAGKTSLKQTLMNEQVTYQKTQMLDFCNTFIDCPGEYLEIPRFYHVLIDASHQVSEIWALQDATKQRSFYPPQFSKVFRKPIIGIITKVDLPKANIQQATAYLNYAGIEEPFYPISVMNGESVAPLRLRLEELNELRKC from the coding sequence ATGGGCAGGATTCTACTGATAGGAGGAATAGGTGCCGGCAAAACCTCCTTAAAACAGACCCTAATGAATGAGCAAGTTACCTATCAAAAAACTCAAATGCTTGATTTTTGCAATACCTTTATTGATTGTCCGGGGGAATATCTGGAAATTCCCCGTTTCTATCATGTTTTAATTGATGCAAGCCATCAGGTCTCAGAAATTTGGGCCCTTCAAGATGCAACCAAACAACGATCTTTTTATCCTCCGCAATTTTCTAAAGTTTTTCGCAAACCAATCATCGGAATCATAACGAAGGTCGACTTGCCTAAAGCCAATATCCAACAAGCAACAGCTTACTTAAATTATGCAGGAATTGAAGAACCCTTTTATCCAATATCCGTGATGAACGGGGAAAGTGTTGCTCCATTGCGTTTGCGATTGGAGGAGTTGAATGAACTGCGAAAATGTTAA
- a CDS encoding sensor histidine kinase, giving the protein MNCENVKGLCLRYTNLTEEDIKILESMILQIPNTAELTGTDIFIDAPIRDGVDAVVLAWGRPKCRSLYRNSVVGELALATSEPAVYRTLITGETCRDVRGVSQEGIPIAQTVVAIRNPGDKIIGVLIMERDISEELRQEEQFEFLTQTAERLSNTLMNLSMTGSQFENWVGNGIFVLNKYSKITYVNKKAAKIYQEYHGFEALGHDFLFALFNCSCLEELLDALKSPTEFCIMDKSYLFEAYPLVTYGDLSGCVISLRDITDLRKKERELNAKSTVIREIHHRVKNNLQNVAALLRLQMRRSDLDTVKAEFAASINRIISIAMVHDVFACQNCDSVDLKDLSQRILKALLESSTSTEQSIEAHVIGQNLHLPSIKAVPLALVINEILTNSFKHGVRHLDRAVITLEIIEKNGEILLTVRDNGPEPEVPFDKVKQRRLGLQIVDSLVEDQLGGEFGMERINGMTVVTVSFPKHNSEGKL; this is encoded by the coding sequence ATGAACTGCGAAAATGTTAAAGGTTTATGTTTGAGGTATACGAATCTTACTGAAGAAGATATTAAGATTTTAGAATCAATGATTTTACAAATACCCAATACTGCTGAGTTAACAGGCACAGATATCTTTATTGATGCGCCAATTAGGGATGGCGTCGATGCTGTAGTATTAGCATGGGGTCGCCCTAAATGCCGATCCTTGTACAGAAATAGTGTCGTAGGAGAATTAGCCTTAGCAACCAGTGAACCAGCAGTTTATCGAACCTTAATAACTGGGGAAACATGCCGGGATGTTCGAGGAGTTAGCCAAGAGGGGATTCCAATTGCCCAAACTGTAGTAGCCATTCGTAATCCTGGCGATAAAATCATTGGTGTATTAATTATGGAAAGAGATATCTCTGAAGAATTGCGACAAGAAGAGCAATTTGAGTTTTTAACTCAGACAGCAGAGCGCTTAAGTAATACGCTGATGAATTTGTCAATGACCGGTTCTCAGTTTGAAAATTGGGTTGGAAACGGGATATTTGTCTTAAATAAGTATAGTAAGATTACCTATGTCAATAAAAAAGCTGCTAAGATCTATCAGGAGTATCACGGGTTTGAGGCACTTGGGCATGATTTTTTATTTGCTCTGTTCAATTGTTCCTGTTTAGAAGAACTTTTAGATGCTTTGAAAAGCCCTACCGAGTTTTGTATCATGGATAAGAGCTATCTTTTTGAGGCTTATCCTTTAGTCACCTATGGAGATCTAAGCGGTTGCGTAATATCCTTAAGAGATATCACAGATCTGCGTAAAAAAGAACGTGAGTTGAACGCTAAGAGTACAGTTATTCGTGAAATACACCACCGAGTTAAAAATAATCTTCAAAATGTTGCGGCCTTGCTTCGCTTACAAATGAGACGGTCAGATTTGGATACTGTCAAAGCTGAATTCGCAGCAAGCATCAATCGAATTATTTCAATCGCCATGGTGCATGATGTCTTTGCCTGTCAAAACTGTGATTCTGTCGATTTAAAGGATCTTTCTCAGCGTATTTTAAAGGCGCTTTTGGAAAGCTCGACTTCGACTGAGCAGAGCATCGAAGCCCATGTTATAGGACAGAATTTGCATCTGCCAAGTATAAAAGCTGTCCCGTTGGCTCTTGTGATTAATGAAATCCTGACAAACAGTTTTAAACACGGTGTTCGTCATTTAGATAGAGCAGTCATTACTCTTGAGATTATTGAGAAAAATGGAGAAATACTTCTGACGGTAAGAGACAATGGTCCTGAACCGGAAGTGCCTTTTGATAAGGTCAAGCAACGACGGTTAGGTTTGCAAATTGTCGATTCCTTAGTTGAAGATCAATTGGGTGGAGAGTTCGGAATGGAACGTATTAATGGAATGACAGTGGTAACAGTAAGCTTTCCAAAACATAACTCGGAGGGAAAGTTATGA
- a CDS encoding ANTAR domain-containing response regulator produces the protein MSELSILIADDEALIRLDIKEMLQGAGHIVCAEANNGLKAVELAKSFAPDLAILDVMMPKLDGLEVAKILHTMNIPVILLTAYSQTKFINRAEKVSVYGYLVKPITERDLLPAIQIAYARWREMQAVQSKLETTQQELHSQKQVSRAKAILAAREGISEYEAHQLLIHQAMDQRITVVKLADQIIKTAE, from the coding sequence ATGAGCGAACTATCCATTTTAATTGCAGATGATGAGGCTTTAATTCGGCTGGATATTAAAGAAATGCTGCAAGGGGCTGGGCATATAGTTTGTGCAGAAGCAAACAATGGCTTAAAGGCAGTTGAGTTAGCAAAATCCTTCGCTCCGGATTTAGCGATACTTGATGTTATGATGCCTAAATTAGATGGGCTGGAAGTAGCAAAGATATTACATACCATGAACATACCCGTTATATTGTTGACCGCCTATAGTCAAACAAAGTTTATTAATCGAGCCGAAAAAGTTAGTGTCTATGGATATCTGGTTAAACCAATAACCGAACGTGATCTCTTGCCGGCAATCCAAATCGCTTATGCCCGCTGGAGAGAGATGCAAGCTGTTCAGTCAAAATTAGAGACTACACAACAAGAGCTGCATAGTCAAAAACAAGTTTCTAGGGCAAAGGCAATTCTTGCTGCTCGTGAGGGAATTAGTGAGTATGAAGCTCATCAATTGTTAATCCATCAGGCCATGGATCAGAGAATTACTGTCGTAAAATTAGCTGATCAGATTATTAAAACTGCGGAATAA
- the eat gene encoding ethanolamine permease — MTTETKVVTAGADANLSRVLKPIHLWALAVGLVISGNYFGWSYGFGAGGPMGLALALIPVTIFYVTFILSYSELATAIPHAGGPSAYARRALGPFWGYMNGISCLIEFIFAPPAIALAVGGYINFLIPSIPTLTASVAAFLFFIFVNYLGMKTSATVELVVTIIALVGLVIFWGAAAPHFSIQRVMAEPLLPFGMKGVMAAVPFAIWFYLAIEGGAMAAEEMVNPQKDIPKGFLSGMGTLMIMGFLTLFLTAGIADYNLVSAVDFPLPIALAQVFGENAFIVVLVNIIGLFGLIASLHGIIVGYSRQTYAMARTGYLPKFLAYVDPKRHTPVWALLVPGLIGLGVVLTGQTAVVITIAVIGSLALYMLSLISLFVLRAKEPSLKRPFKVSYPIIPAISFLTGIFLTISVIISSVPALKMTAIVYAIAIVYYFIWGNKNIRPFEEEFGVLDELDA, encoded by the coding sequence GTGACAACAGAAACTAAAGTTGTGACCGCAGGGGCCGATGCAAATTTATCCAGAGTACTTAAACCTATTCACTTATGGGCTCTTGCTGTAGGATTAGTCATATCAGGAAACTATTTTGGCTGGAGTTATGGATTTGGTGCAGGCGGGCCGATGGGATTAGCCCTAGCCTTAATTCCAGTCACGATCTTTTATGTAACATTTATCTTATCTTATTCTGAGCTGGCAACAGCAATTCCCCATGCAGGTGGACCTTCGGCTTATGCTCGGAGAGCATTGGGGCCTTTTTGGGGATATATGAATGGTATTAGTTGTTTAATCGAGTTCATTTTTGCACCCCCTGCAATCGCTTTGGCTGTTGGTGGATATATTAACTTTCTCATTCCATCCATTCCAACTTTAACAGCATCAGTTGCAGCATTCCTTTTTTTCATTTTTGTTAACTATTTGGGAATGAAAACTTCTGCTACAGTAGAATTAGTAGTCACCATTATTGCCCTTGTCGGTTTGGTTATTTTCTGGGGAGCAGCAGCACCTCACTTTTCCATTCAACGGGTTATGGCTGAGCCTCTCCTTCCCTTCGGTATGAAAGGAGTCATGGCGGCTGTACCTTTCGCTATTTGGTTCTATCTGGCTATTGAAGGCGGAGCCATGGCGGCAGAAGAAATGGTAAATCCCCAGAAAGATATTCCTAAAGGTTTCTTAAGTGGTATGGGTACACTGATGATCATGGGCTTCCTGACCCTCTTTTTAACGGCTGGTATTGCAGACTATAATTTGGTTTCAGCTGTTGACTTCCCATTACCAATTGCCTTAGCTCAAGTCTTTGGCGAAAATGCCTTTATTGTTGTATTGGTCAATATCATTGGTTTATTCGGCTTAATTGCTTCCCTGCATGGAATTATCGTAGGTTACTCACGTCAAACTTACGCCATGGCTCGAACCGGATATTTGCCTAAGTTTTTAGCTTATGTGGACCCAAAACGTCATACTCCGGTATGGGCACTATTAGTTCCTGGACTTATTGGCTTAGGTGTCGTTCTCACTGGTCAGACAGCTGTCGTTATTACAATTGCAGTTATCGGTTCTTTAGCCCTTTACATGCTTAGCCTAATCAGTCTGTTTGTTCTGCGTGCCAAAGAACCCAGTCTCAAAAGACCCTTTAAAGTATCCTATCCAATTATCCCGGCTATTAGCTTTCTGACAGGTATTTTCTTGACTATAAGTGTAATTATTTCAAGTGTACCTGCCTTAAAAATGACAGCTATTGTCTATGCCATTGCAATCGTTTACTATTTTATCTGGGGAAATAAGAATATCAGACCTTTTGAAGAAGAGTTCGGCGTTTTAGACGAACTAGATGCTTAA
- a CDS encoding ethanolamine ammonia-lyase reactivating factor EutA, whose translation MAYGNNMAKEMTLVSVGIDIGTTTTQLVISRLTLVNVMPGSQVPKVEISHKSIAYLGKVHFTPFEDRQHVDGAALRKIIAKEYEKAGVRPEQIDTGAIIITGETAKKENASEIIHSLADYAGDFVVATAGPDLESVIAGKGSGAEALSKRLHGCIANIDIGGGTTNIAYFDRGKCIGTACINVGGRLFEVDPISHNLTFVSPPAQKILSHFYPETVQAQSEKELVIIKHCLRSMVECVERVIFQEPLLAQDSCLVMTNLLPNVKIDGVVFSGGVARYIYLPGINEWWIHGDVGPLLAEAFRESRIYSSLPVHEGTETIHATVLGAGAHTVNVSGSTITVSEHTLPLRNVPAVYPELSASGGFTWLKPTENYTDALYRTVALIVPPLPDTDFTTILSLAETLASELPSIKGEPKVVIAQQDIAKVLGQTLQRLLPNMPIVCLDGIELAFGDFLDIAKPLPHQDAVPVIVKTLVFAR comes from the coding sequence ATGGCTTATGGAAACAACATGGCTAAAGAGATGACACTAGTCAGTGTGGGGATCGACATCGGAACAACAACGACTCAGTTGGTCATTTCGCGGCTGACTCTAGTGAACGTAATGCCCGGAAGTCAAGTCCCGAAGGTGGAAATTAGTCATAAAAGTATTGCCTATCTTGGGAAGGTTCACTTCACTCCTTTTGAAGACCGTCAGCATGTTGACGGTGCTGCCCTTCGTAAAATCATCGCAAAGGAATACGAGAAGGCTGGAGTGAGGCCCGAACAGATTGACACAGGGGCTATTATTATTACCGGAGAAACCGCTAAAAAGGAGAATGCCTCGGAGATCATTCATTCCTTGGCTGATTATGCCGGAGATTTTGTCGTAGCGACGGCTGGACCGGATCTCGAAAGTGTGATTGCCGGAAAAGGATCGGGAGCCGAGGCGCTCTCCAAGCGCTTACATGGCTGTATTGCCAATATTGATATCGGTGGAGGAACCACAAATATTGCCTATTTTGATCGAGGCAAGTGTATTGGTACAGCATGTATCAATGTTGGCGGCCGACTTTTTGAAGTTGATCCGATTAGTCACAATTTAACGTTTGTTTCCCCACCTGCCCAGAAGATATTGAGTCATTTTTATCCCGAAACTGTCCAGGCTCAAAGTGAGAAAGAATTAGTTATAATCAAGCACTGTTTGCGCAGTATGGTCGAATGTGTGGAACGGGTCATTTTTCAGGAACCCTTGCTTGCTCAGGACAGTTGTTTGGTAATGACCAATTTATTACCGAATGTTAAGATCGACGGTGTGGTCTTTTCAGGAGGGGTAGCAAGATATATTTATCTTCCTGGAATTAATGAGTGGTGGATACATGGGGATGTTGGCCCACTATTAGCTGAAGCATTTCGTGAAAGCCGGATTTATTCGTCCCTGCCCGTACATGAAGGCACGGAAACCATTCATGCTACTGTCCTGGGGGCGGGGGCTCATACTGTAAATGTATCCGGTTCAACAATTACTGTTAGTGAGCATACCCTTCCGCTGCGCAATGTGCCGGCGGTGTATCCGGAATTGAGTGCGTCGGGTGGCTTTACCTGGCTTAAACCCACTGAGAATTATACCGACGCTCTTTACCGCACAGTTGCCTTAATCGTACCACCTTTGCCTGACACGGACTTTACCACGATTCTTTCCTTAGCAGAAACTCTAGCCAGTGAATTACCTTCAATTAAAGGGGAGCCTAAAGTGGTTATTGCCCAACAAGATATTGCTAAGGTTCTTGGACAAACCCTGCAGAGGCTTCTCCCTAATATGCCAATAGTCTGTTTGGACGGTATTGAACTGGCCTTTGGCGATTTTTTAGATATTGCTAAACCCTTACCCCATCAAGATGCAGTGCCTGTTATTGTAAAAACCCTCGTATTCGCCCGTTAA
- a CDS encoding ethanolamine ammonia-lyase subunit EutB — translation MNLKTRLFGQTFTFKDVKDVLAKANEIKSGDILAGIAAADAAERIAAKRVLSELTLEDLRKNPVVPLEDDEVSRVIDADVNEPIYHTIKNWSVAEFREYILRTETNGSALKRISRGLTSEMVAAVAKLMSNLDLILGAAKIQNLAHCNTTIGNAGCLASRLQPNHPTDGVDGILASLREGLSYGIGDAVLGLNPVDDTVPATIRSLETLYNFAEEWKIPTQICVLAHITTQMKALRKGAPVHLLFQSIAGSQIGNEAFGVTKEILDEAYALGLKEGRATGPNIMYFETGQGSELSSEAHHGADQVTMEARCYGLARHYNPFLVNTVVGFIGPEYLYDTRQVTRAGLEDHFMGKLTGLPMGVDACYTNHMKADQNDIENLATLLSAAGCTYFMGIPMGDDVMLNYQCTSYHDIATLRELFNLRPLPEFEAWAESMGILAKGKLTARAGDATIFTR, via the coding sequence GTGAATCTAAAGACACGACTTTTTGGTCAAACCTTTACCTTCAAAGATGTAAAGGATGTTTTGGCTAAAGCAAACGAAATTAAATCAGGGGATATCCTTGCAGGAATCGCTGCCGCTGATGCAGCGGAACGGATCGCCGCTAAACGGGTCTTATCAGAATTAACTTTGGAAGATTTACGAAAGAATCCAGTCGTGCCCCTTGAGGACGACGAAGTATCCCGTGTTATTGACGCTGATGTCAATGAGCCCATTTACCATACGATTAAGAATTGGAGTGTTGCAGAGTTTCGAGAATACATTCTCCGAACCGAAACCAATGGTTCTGCTCTGAAAAGGATTAGTCGAGGTCTTACCTCAGAGATGGTCGCTGCAGTAGCTAAATTAATGAGCAATCTTGACCTGATCTTAGGGGCAGCTAAAATTCAAAATTTGGCTCATTGTAATACGACAATTGGTAATGCAGGGTGCTTAGCTTCTCGGCTTCAACCAAATCATCCTACGGATGGGGTCGATGGAATTTTAGCCAGCTTGCGTGAAGGTCTATCTTATGGGATAGGGGATGCAGTATTAGGATTGAATCCGGTTGATGATACCGTACCTGCTACCATACGCAGCCTGGAAACCCTCTATAACTTTGCTGAAGAATGGAAGATACCTACTCAGATTTGTGTTTTAGCCCATATTACCACTCAAATGAAGGCCTTAAGAAAAGGTGCCCCTGTGCACTTATTATTCCAATCTATTGCCGGTTCCCAGATTGGGAACGAAGCCTTTGGAGTCACTAAAGAAATTTTAGACGAGGCCTATGCTTTAGGATTGAAAGAAGGCCGTGCCACCGGTCCTAATATTATGTATTTTGAAACCGGGCAAGGCTCCGAGCTTTCTTCCGAGGCTCACCATGGTGCTGACCAAGTAACTATGGAAGCTCGGTGTTACGGTTTAGCTCGTCATTACAATCCCTTTTTAGTTAATACCGTTGTTGGATTTATCGGTCCGGAGTATCTTTATGATACTCGTCAAGTAACAAGAGCAGGTCTGGAAGACCATTTTATGGGTAAACTAACTGGTTTGCCAATGGGTGTGGACGCTTGCTACACCAACCATATGAAGGCAGACCAAAATGATATCGAGAATTTGGCAACTCTTCTCTCTGCGGCAGGGTGTACCTATTTCATGGGGATCCCTATGGGTGATGATGTAATGTTAAATTACCAATGCACGAGCTATCATGACATTGCAACCTTGAGAGAACTGTTTAACTTAAGACCGTTGCCGGAGTTTGAAGCTTGGGCAGAATCCATGGGAATCCTGGCAAAGGGCAAGCTTACAGCTCGTGCCGGTGATGCGACGATATTCACAAGGTAA
- the eutC gene encoding ethanolamine ammonia-lyase subunit EutC: MSLEDSVRLIVEELLKGMEQQKSQNSSSNLPLAESAKINECEIKDLAEIDLQRYLQVPDPVNKDLYEEMKLSTPARIGVWRSGPRPLTDTLLRFRADHAVAQDSVLGVVPEEFPAKYNMVSIQTLCSSKDEYLTRPDLGRKLDDENLGILAKGCPKGAMVQIIVSDGLSSKAVEANIPNLLPALTQGLEGMGVKLGIPIFVRNGRVAIMDTIGEELKPEVAVILIGERPGLGTAESMSAYIGYNPRLGMVESERTVISNIHKGGTPAAEAGAHLASLIKRILDAKASGVNLE; the protein is encoded by the coding sequence ATGAGCTTAGAAGATAGTGTTCGTTTAATCGTTGAAGAATTGCTTAAAGGAATGGAACAACAGAAAAGCCAAAATTCGAGTAGTAATCTCCCTTTAGCAGAATCAGCAAAAATTAACGAATGTGAGATAAAAGATTTAGCAGAAATTGACTTACAACGATATCTGCAAGTACCTGATCCTGTCAACAAAGATCTTTATGAAGAGATGAAGCTTTCAACACCAGCCCGGATCGGAGTGTGGCGCAGCGGTCCCCGTCCATTGACAGATACTTTACTGCGTTTTAGAGCTGACCATGCCGTAGCCCAAGACTCTGTACTTGGAGTGGTACCGGAAGAATTTCCGGCAAAATATAATATGGTTTCTATCCAAACCCTCTGCAGCTCAAAAGATGAATATCTAACTAGACCGGACCTGGGCAGAAAACTGGATGATGAAAATTTAGGGATTCTGGCAAAGGGATGCCCTAAAGGCGCTATGGTTCAGATCATTGTATCTGACGGACTTTCCAGCAAAGCCGTTGAAGCAAATATTCCTAATCTTCTCCCTGCCTTGACTCAAGGGCTTGAAGGAATGGGTGTGAAGCTTGGAATTCCAATCTTTGTTCGCAATGGCCGAGTGGCCATTATGGATACCATTGGGGAAGAGTTGAAGCCTGAAGTTGCCGTAATTCTTATTGGAGAACGCCCGGGATTAGGAACGGCTGAGAGTATGAGTGCTTATATAGGATACAATCCGAGACTGGGTATGGTTGAGAGTGAAAGAACCGTAATCAGTAATATTCACAAGGGTGGGACTCCGGCTGCGGAAGCTGGAGCACATTTGGCCAGCTTAATCAAAAGAATACTGGATGCTAAAGCATCAGGTGTCAATCTTGAGTAG
- a CDS encoding BMC domain-containing protein has protein sequence MAIREDLVALGMVETRGIVGAIEAADAMVKAANVTLIGKVKVGGALVTVMVRGDVGAVKASVDAGAAAAERVGELISCHVIPRPHPELEAILPKLPVFEEKPKSKNVENK, from the coding sequence ATGGCTATAAGAGAAGATCTCGTAGCACTAGGAATGGTAGAAACCCGTGGAATCGTAGGAGCCATAGAAGCGGCTGATGCCATGGTCAAAGCAGCCAATGTCACCCTAATCGGGAAAGTGAAAGTTGGAGGCGCCTTAGTGACGGTCATGGTTCGAGGAGATGTAGGAGCCGTAAAAGCTTCCGTTGATGCGGGAGCAGCCGCCGCTGAGCGAGTCGGAGAGCTTATCAGTTGTCATGTCATCCCCCGCCCACACCCTGAGTTGGAGGCTATCCTGCCTAAATTACCCGTCTTTGAAGAAAAGCCAAAATCCAAAAATGTTGAAAACAAATAA